A part of Streptomyces sp. NBC_01210 genomic DNA contains:
- a CDS encoding DUF4331 domain-containing protein, producing the protein MTAISSSGRRGFNRLAALTCVALASGALVASGLTGAEPGTARASSHREAPLISGQPQYDNTDVYAFVSPDKPDTTTLVANVLPFQEPAGGPNFFKFADDAQYDIHIDSDGDAQGDLIYRWTFKDHVKNGNTFLYNTGPVTSLDDPDLNITQTYDIELLRLKNQHVIHTTKIADDLPVAPSNVGKASMPDYQKLRDHAVRQIPGGSTAFAGQADDPFFADLRVFDLLYGANLSEVGNDTLKGYSVNSIALQVPTAYIQQSEKQPIVGIWSTTQRKSASGHWTQVSRLGMPLVNEVVIPVKDKDKFNASHPWNDGDFLKFVTQPELPKLIEGIYKIKAPAEPRNDLVSVFLTGVDKLNKPPHVRPAEALRLNTSIPPTAEPKRLGVLDGDNAGFPNGRRLTDDVLDIALQAVEGELLGQKNDLGDAVNENDQKFGHSFPYLALPTSGSRGPLAKGAGTKDAAGNLLTGGAASSSDDTSTTLIATAVAAGAGVLLIALGLSWWRMRRRNQYS; encoded by the coding sequence ATGACCGCAATCAGCAGCAGCGGGCGACGGGGGTTCAACAGGCTCGCCGCACTCACCTGCGTGGCACTGGCCTCCGGAGCCCTGGTGGCCTCCGGCCTGACCGGCGCTGAGCCCGGGACGGCCCGGGCCTCCAGCCACCGCGAGGCCCCGCTGATCTCCGGACAGCCCCAGTACGACAACACCGACGTGTACGCGTTCGTCAGCCCCGACAAGCCGGACACCACCACGCTCGTCGCCAACGTGCTGCCGTTCCAGGAACCGGCCGGCGGCCCGAACTTCTTCAAGTTCGCCGACGACGCCCAGTACGACATCCACATCGACAGTGACGGCGACGCCCAGGGTGACCTGATCTACCGGTGGACCTTCAAGGACCACGTCAAGAACGGCAATACGTTCCTCTACAACACCGGTCCCGTCACCTCGCTCGACGACCCGGACCTCAACATCACGCAGACGTACGACATCGAACTGCTGAGGTTGAAGAACCAGCATGTGATACACACCACGAAGATCGCCGACGATCTGCCGGTGGCACCGTCGAACGTGGGCAAGGCCTCCATGCCGGACTACCAGAAACTGCGCGACCACGCCGTGCGCCAAATCCCCGGCGGATCCACGGCGTTCGCGGGTCAGGCGGACGATCCCTTCTTCGCCGACCTGCGCGTCTTCGACCTGCTCTACGGCGCCAACCTCTCCGAGGTCGGCAACGACACGCTCAAGGGCTACAGCGTCAACTCCATCGCGCTGCAGGTGCCGACCGCGTACATCCAGCAGTCGGAGAAGCAGCCGATCGTCGGCATCTGGTCGACCACCCAGCGCAAGAGTGCGAGCGGTCACTGGACCCAGGTGTCCCGTCTCGGTATGCCGCTGGTCAACGAGGTCGTCATCCCCGTGAAGGACAAGGACAAGTTCAACGCGTCCCACCCGTGGAACGACGGCGACTTCCTCAAGTTCGTCACCCAGCCCGAGCTGCCGAAGCTGATCGAGGGCATCTACAAGATCAAGGCCCCGGCCGAACCGCGCAACGACCTGGTCTCGGTGTTCCTGACCGGCGTCGACAAGCTCAACAAGCCGCCGCACGTCCGCCCGGCGGAGGCGCTGCGGCTGAACACCTCCATCCCGCCCACGGCCGAGCCCAAGAGGCTTGGCGTACTGGACGGCGACAACGCCGGATTCCCCAACGGGCGGCGACTGACGGACGACGTTCTGGATATCGCGCTCCAGGCCGTCGAGGGCGAACTGCTCGGCCAGAAGAACGACTTGGGCGACGCGGTCAACGAGAACGACCAGAAGTTCGGCCACTCCTTCCCGTACCTGGCACTGCCGACGTCCGGCTCCCGCGGCCCGCTGGCCAAGGGCGCCGGGACCAAGGACGCCGCGGGCAACCTGCTCACCGGAGGGGCCGCCTCCAGCAGTGACGACACCAGCACGACGCTGATCGCCACGGCGGTCGCCGCGGGTGCGGGAGTGCTGCTGATCGCCCTGGGCCTCAGCTGGTGGCGGATGCGGCGACGCAACCAGTACAGCTGA
- a CDS encoding tetratricopeptide repeat protein, with amino-acid sequence MSLQRARAGAAPPLPGNPAPSGRTGPRLADRATRHGETGAPGGHGAATPAGLDPVVQDGHDDDPASAPGSRPSILARAGAKLAHRSGGSSEAGGPAGPGPKTSSGHAEAALADGSGGSRETGGSAGPGAGPRAAGAGRVRGVLLPAGALALVLTAGALAFGRADEAPPTAPTAAPAADAPFDRIATGDLAHGVTGLQAHLRAQPKDARGWATLGTAYVEQARTGGDPTRYPQAGKALDRSLALQPQDNDAALAGRAALAAARHDFHGALRDAEAALKVNPFSERALASRIDALVELGNYPKALVAAQEADGRRPGIPVFTRYAYVLELRGDIAGARRVLGRALDSAVSPGDTAYVATALGQLEWTQGAYAPALRRFATALAADPAYLPALEGRARIQAAQGDTKSAERGLEDVVERLPLPGQLVALGEVYEARGRTAEARAQYELIGTWTELARANGVDTDLDTALALADHGDRPEALRAARAEWKQRQTVHTADALAWALQVNGRSTEALSYVGKSAPPGCRNAVFLYHRGMIERAAGKTAAARTSLAAALKVNPGFSPTGSRAARAALKALEAS; translated from the coding sequence ATGTCCCTGCAAAGGGCGCGAGCAGGAGCGGCACCGCCGCTCCCCGGCAATCCTGCTCCGTCGGGGCGCACAGGTCCCCGGCTCGCCGACCGGGCCACCCGTCACGGCGAGACGGGCGCGCCGGGCGGGCATGGCGCGGCGACACCGGCCGGGCTCGACCCCGTGGTGCAGGACGGGCATGACGACGACCCGGCGTCGGCTCCGGGGAGTCGGCCGTCGATACTCGCCCGCGCCGGGGCGAAGCTCGCGCACCGCTCCGGCGGGAGCAGTGAAGCGGGCGGCCCGGCCGGGCCCGGCCCAAAGACGTCGAGCGGGCATGCCGAGGCGGCGCTCGCCGACGGCTCCGGCGGGAGCCGCGAAACCGGCGGCTCCGCCGGGCCGGGGGCCGGCCCCAGGGCGGCCGGGGCCGGGCGGGTCCGGGGGGTTCTCCTGCCCGCCGGGGCGCTCGCGCTCGTGCTCACCGCGGGCGCTCTCGCCTTCGGGCGGGCGGACGAGGCGCCCCCGACCGCACCCACCGCCGCGCCCGCGGCAGACGCGCCGTTCGACCGGATCGCCACCGGTGACCTCGCGCACGGGGTCACCGGCCTCCAGGCGCATCTGCGGGCCCAGCCCAAGGACGCCCGGGGGTGGGCGACCCTGGGCACCGCCTATGTGGAGCAGGCCAGGACCGGCGGCGACCCGACCCGGTATCCGCAGGCCGGCAAGGCGCTCGACCGCTCCCTCGCTCTCCAGCCGCAGGACAACGACGCGGCGCTTGCCGGGCGCGCCGCGCTCGCGGCGGCGCGGCACGACTTCCATGGCGCGCTGCGGGACGCGGAAGCGGCGCTGAAGGTCAATCCCTTCAGCGAGCGGGCTCTCGCCTCCCGGATCGACGCCCTCGTCGAACTGGGCAACTACCCAAAGGCGTTGGTGGCAGCCCAAGAGGCCGACGGCCGCCGCCCCGGCATCCCCGTCTTCACGCGCTACGCGTACGTGCTGGAACTGCGCGGCGACATCGCCGGCGCGCGCCGGGTGCTCGGCCGCGCACTGGACTCGGCCGTCTCCCCCGGCGACACCGCGTATGTGGCCACCGCTCTCGGCCAACTGGAGTGGACCCAGGGCGCATACGCTCCGGCGCTGCGCCGGTTCGCTACCGCACTGGCCGCCGATCCCGCGTATCTGCCCGCCCTGGAGGGCCGGGCCCGCATCCAGGCCGCGCAGGGCGACACAAAGAGCGCCGAGCGCGGGCTCGAAGACGTGGTGGAGCGGCTGCCGCTGCCGGGTCAGCTGGTGGCCCTCGGTGAGGTGTACGAGGCCCGCGGACGCACGGCCGAGGCCCGTGCTCAGTACGAACTGATCGGCACCTGGACGGAGTTGGCCCGCGCCAACGGCGTGGACACCGATCTGGACACCGCCCTGGCTCTCGCGGACCACGGCGACCGGCCCGAGGCGCTGCGCGCCGCACGCGCCGAGTGGAAGCAGCGACAGACCGTGCACACCGCGGACGCCCTGGCCTGGGCACTGCAGGTGAACGGCCGCTCCACCGAGGCCCTTTCGTACGTCGGGAAGTCCGCACCGCCCGGCTGCCGCAACGCGGTGTTCCTGTACCACCGCGGCATGATCGAACGCGCCGCGGGCAAGACCGCGGCGGCCCGGACCTCCCTCGCAGCCGCCCTGAAGGTCAACCCGGGCTTCTCACCGACCGGTTCGCGTGCGGCTCGTGCCGCACTGAAGGCACTGGAGGCGTCATGA
- a CDS encoding HoxN/HupN/NixA family nickel/cobalt transporter has product MRRRTTVAGAAVLVAGAALALLPAGTAAAHPLGNFTVNRYDGLLVAPKLLSVDHVEDLAEIPAAQARSKIDRDGDRKMSTDELSAWAQGRCRDAAQDSQVTVERQAAALTSGASRAEVRPGQAGLPTLRVECRLTAALPEGRQTIAFRAPGGDKGPGWREITARGDRMTLASSDVSKATTSRRLTVYPNGQLSSAPDQRAAELSVTPGGAPAAADRPGEAAVPASVLPRGADRWTQALTGLVSRRELTAGFAALALATALLLGALHALAPGHGKTVMAAAAAAGGRNSLRDVLSLGASVTVTHTLGVFALGALIAAGSAAAPSVVAWLGVASGVLVAVAGAVLVRRAWRNRGHAHGHSHGHGHGHSHGQDHAHAHGDGHTHSVEHGHGHGHTHGHGHGHGHDHTHDHRTLSLRSTLLLGFAGGLVPSPSAVVVLVGAAALGRAWFGLLLVLAYGAGLALTLTAAGFAAVRLGDRASRLLRERSLRKGRTFSAVQRVLPLGTACVVLALGCGLALKGAATALA; this is encoded by the coding sequence ATGAGGAGGCGTACCACCGTCGCCGGCGCGGCGGTGCTCGTCGCCGGCGCGGCGCTCGCGCTGCTGCCCGCGGGGACTGCCGCCGCGCACCCTCTGGGCAACTTCACGGTCAACCGGTACGACGGGCTTCTCGTCGCCCCGAAGCTGCTGAGCGTCGATCATGTCGAGGACCTCGCGGAGATACCCGCCGCCCAGGCGCGTTCCAAGATCGACCGGGACGGCGACCGGAAGATGTCCACGGATGAACTGTCGGCGTGGGCACAGGGCCGCTGCCGGGACGCGGCGCAGGACAGCCAGGTCACCGTCGAGCGACAGGCGGCTGCGCTCACATCCGGCGCGAGCCGCGCCGAAGTACGCCCCGGACAGGCCGGGCTGCCGACGCTCCGCGTCGAGTGCAGACTGACGGCCGCACTGCCGGAAGGGCGGCAGACGATCGCCTTCCGAGCGCCGGGCGGCGACAAGGGTCCGGGCTGGCGGGAGATCACGGCCCGCGGGGACCGGATGACGCTCGCCTCCTCCGACGTATCGAAGGCAACGACGTCACGGCGGCTGACGGTGTACCCGAACGGCCAGCTCTCCTCGGCGCCGGACCAGAGGGCGGCCGAGCTCTCGGTCACTCCGGGCGGCGCCCCGGCGGCGGCGGACCGCCCCGGGGAGGCCGCGGTCCCGGCCTCCGTACTGCCGCGCGGCGCGGATCGCTGGACACAGGCGCTGACCGGGCTGGTGTCCCGGCGCGAACTGACCGCGGGATTCGCCGCGCTGGCCCTGGCGACCGCGTTGCTGCTCGGTGCGCTGCACGCGCTCGCGCCGGGCCACGGCAAGACCGTGATGGCGGCCGCCGCGGCGGCCGGCGGACGGAACTCGCTGCGCGACGTCCTGTCGCTGGGTGCGTCGGTGACGGTCACCCACACGCTCGGAGTGTTCGCGCTCGGCGCGCTGATCGCCGCGGGCTCGGCGGCTGCGCCGTCGGTGGTGGCGTGGCTGGGCGTCGCGAGCGGAGTGCTGGTGGCCGTGGCGGGAGCGGTACTGGTGCGCAGAGCCTGGCGGAACCGCGGTCATGCGCACGGACACAGCCACGGACATGGTCACGGGCACAGTCACGGGCAAGACCACGCGCACGCACACGGCGACGGGCATACGCACTCGGTCGAGCACGGACACGGCCATGGCCACACGCACGGACACGGACACGGACACGGCCATGACCACACCCACGACCACCGCACGCTGAGTCTCCGCTCCACCCTCCTGCTCGGCTTCGCCGGCGGACTCGTCCCCAGTCCCTCCGCCGTCGTCGTGCTCGTCGGCGCCGCCGCCCTGGGCCGCGCCTGGTTCGGTCTGCTGCTCGTCCTCGCATACGGTGCCGGCCTCGCCCTCACCCTCACCGCCGCCGGCTTCGCAGCCGTCCGGCTCGGCGACCGCGCCTCCCGCCTTCTCCGCGAAAGGAGCCTCCGTAAGGGAAGGACGTTCTCCGCCGTGCAGCGCGTACTGCCGCTCGGCACGGCGTGCGTGGTACTCGCCCTCGGATGCGGATTGGCGCTCAAGGGGGCGGCAACAGCCCTTGCGTGA
- a CDS encoding serine/threonine-protein kinase: MSEVPGDERLVAGRYRLLSPLGEGGMGVVWRARDEVLIREVAVKEVRAPAGLGGADERRLYARLEREAWAAGRISHRNVVTVYDVATEDGRPWIVMELVRGLALSDVLDAEGPITPQRAAHIGAEILAALRAAHEAGVLHRDVKPGNVLIANDGRVVLSDFGIAMVEGTSNLTMTGELIGSPEFLAPERALGRTPGPESDLWSLGVLLYAAVEGNSPFRQNTPLSTLRAVVDEELPPPRRAGALEPVIAGLLRKDPADRLSAAEAEHQLRVVGAGGGTRTAPPPSPGPYSPTVAASPAAPAPGPASFGPPPTPATTATTGVPRDRSRQAATALVAGVAVLLLAVGGLAWALVNKGKDQGGSDNSGSTAPAGGSAGTAGPGSTPPSSGGPDGGTTNGGTGAGTGAGTGAGTDGGSANAGNGSHAATGGNGGAHTPPQSVKVYARTVHGSYSGSCPPPEAEAPAFRATITVGRTPAAVEYRWATRSGKSSDSGWKTLDFGAGGGRQQQVNHIELTYDPNGTHHDQIRVEIRSPVEVRSNWIDFSVTCAQETPTDGGSYTANTYGMTGSG, translated from the coding sequence GTGAGCGAAGTGCCGGGCGATGAGCGGCTGGTCGCGGGGCGCTACCGACTGCTGAGCCCGCTGGGCGAGGGCGGGATGGGCGTCGTGTGGCGGGCCCGCGACGAAGTGCTGATACGCGAGGTCGCCGTCAAGGAGGTCCGCGCTCCCGCCGGACTCGGCGGTGCCGACGAGCGGCGGCTCTACGCACGCCTGGAGCGGGAGGCATGGGCGGCGGGCCGGATCTCGCACCGCAATGTGGTGACCGTCTACGACGTGGCGACCGAGGACGGCCGGCCCTGGATCGTGATGGAGCTGGTGCGCGGGCTCGCGCTCTCCGATGTGCTTGACGCGGAGGGGCCGATCACCCCGCAGCGCGCGGCCCACATCGGCGCCGAGATTCTCGCGGCCCTGCGCGCCGCGCACGAGGCGGGTGTGCTGCACCGCGATGTGAAGCCGGGGAACGTACTCATCGCCAATGACGGCCGGGTGGTGCTCTCGGACTTCGGGATCGCCATGGTCGAGGGGACCTCCAATCTCACGATGACGGGCGAGCTGATCGGCTCTCCCGAATTCCTCGCGCCCGAGCGCGCGCTGGGGCGCACTCCGGGGCCCGAGTCGGATCTGTGGTCGCTCGGAGTGCTGCTGTACGCCGCGGTCGAGGGCAACTCCCCGTTCCGGCAGAACACTCCGCTCAGCACGCTGCGCGCCGTCGTCGACGAGGAGCTGCCGCCGCCCCGCAGGGCCGGTGCGCTGGAGCCGGTCATCGCGGGGCTGCTGCGCAAGGATCCGGCGGACCGCCTCTCGGCGGCGGAGGCCGAGCATCAGCTGCGGGTGGTGGGCGCGGGTGGCGGCACGCGTACCGCACCTCCCCCCTCCCCCGGTCCGTACAGCCCTACGGTGGCGGCCTCGCCGGCCGCACCGGCCCCGGGGCCCGCGTCGTTCGGTCCGCCGCCGACGCCCGCGACAACGGCGACGACGGGAGTGCCGCGGGACCGCTCGCGGCAGGCGGCCACGGCGCTGGTCGCCGGTGTGGCGGTACTGCTTCTCGCGGTCGGCGGCCTCGCCTGGGCTCTGGTCAACAAGGGCAAGGACCAGGGCGGATCGGACAACAGCGGCAGCACGGCACCCGCGGGCGGGAGTGCCGGCACCGCCGGTCCAGGCAGCACGCCCCCGAGCAGCGGCGGACCGGACGGCGGCACCACGAACGGCGGCACGGGCGCCGGTACGGGCGCCGGTACGGGCGCAGGTACGGACGGCGGGTCGGCCAACGCAGGCAATGGGTCCCACGCGGCCACTGGCGGCAACGGCGGCGCGCACACGCCGCCGCAGAGCGTGAAGGTCTACGCCCGGACCGTGCACGGAAGTTACTCGGGCAGTTGTCCGCCGCCCGAGGCGGAGGCTCCGGCCTTCAGGGCAACGATCACGGTCGGCCGCACTCCGGCGGCTGTCGAGTACCGCTGGGCGACCAGGAGCGGGAAGAGCTCCGACTCCGGCTGGAAGACGCTGGACTTCGGGGCGGGGGGCGGCAGGCAGCAGCAGGTCAACCACATCGAGCTGACCTACGATCCGAACGGGACACACCACGACCAGATCCGGGTGGAAATCCGGAGTCCGGTCGAGGTGCGCTCCAACTGGATCGACTTCTCGGTCACGTGTGCGCAGGAGACCCCGACGGACGGGGGCTCCTACACGGCCAACACATACGGAATGACAGGGTCGGGCTGA
- a CDS encoding SGNH/GDSL hydrolase family protein yields the protein MKLSRIAAFSSSLLLGAVLALTGAGQAQASDTALALDYVALGDSYSSGLGAGSYDSASGNCKRSSRAYPKLWAAAHSLSSFGFTACSGARTGDVTAGQLGPLNSATDLVSITIGGNDAGFADVMTTCVLQSESSCINRINQAKSYVDSTLPGKLDSVYSAIRSKAPAAQVVVLGYPRFYKLGGSCIAGLSENERSAINGAANYLNAAIAKRAADHGYDFADVAPAFNGHEICSGSAWLHSLNWLNISESYHPTSSGQSGGYLPVFTSHA from the coding sequence ATGAAACTGTCCCGAATCGCGGCATTCTCATCCTCACTCCTCCTCGGCGCCGTCCTCGCTCTCACCGGAGCCGGCCAGGCACAAGCCTCGGACACCGCCCTGGCGCTCGACTACGTGGCCCTCGGCGACTCCTACTCATCGGGTCTCGGGGCCGGCAGCTACGACAGCGCAAGCGGCAACTGCAAGCGCAGCAGCCGTGCCTATCCCAAGCTCTGGGCGGCCGCGCATTCACTCTCGTCGTTCGGGTTCACCGCTTGCTCGGGCGCTCGTACGGGTGATGTCACGGCCGGTCAGCTCGGCCCCCTCAACTCCGCGACCGACCTCGTCTCGATCACCATCGGCGGCAATGACGCCGGCTTCGCCGACGTCATGACCACCTGCGTCCTGCAGTCCGAGTCCAGCTGCATCAACCGGATCAACCAGGCGAAGAGCTACGTCGACTCGACCCTGCCCGGCAAGCTCGACTCGGTCTACTCGGCGATCAGATCCAAGGCCCCGGCGGCCCAGGTCGTCGTCCTCGGCTACCCCCGCTTCTACAAGCTCGGCGGCAGCTGCATCGCCGGACTGAGCGAGAACGAACGGTCCGCGATCAACGGGGCCGCGAACTACCTCAACGCCGCCATCGCGAAGCGCGCCGCCGACCACGGCTACGACTTCGCGGATGTCGCACCCGCCTTCAACGGACACGAGATCTGCTCCGGGTCGGCCTGGCTGCACAGCCTCAACTGGCTCAACATCAGCGAGTCCTACCACCCCACCTCGTCCGGACAGTCGGGCGGCTACCTGCCCGTCTTCACCTCCCACGCCTGA
- a CDS encoding glycosyltransferase family 2 protein has translation MSSVLRPAAPGQDPFTEPSHHAPSHHEDSAETAIDPEGPVRGVGRISANYRPISSHLAITPPVSVVIPAMNEAENLPYVFKTLPDWIHEVVLVDGNSSDNTVQVARELWPDVKVVKQVGKGKGDALISGFAACTGDIIVMVDADGSADGQEIVSYVSALVSGADFAKGSRFANGGGTDDMTPIRKIGNWVLCAVVNAKFGARYTDLCYGYNALWKHCLDSITLDCTGFEIETLMNIRVVKAGLRVQEVPSHEYLRIHGVSNLSAVRDGLRVLRVILKEKGVRRAARRRASATLSLRIPRGEAS, from the coding sequence ATGAGCTCAGTCCTGCGCCCGGCCGCTCCGGGGCAAGATCCGTTCACCGAACCATCGCACCACGCACCGTCGCACCATGAGGACAGCGCCGAAACAGCCATTGATCCGGAAGGACCGGTGCGCGGAGTCGGCCGAATATCCGCCAACTACCGCCCGATCTCCTCGCATCTCGCGATCACTCCGCCCGTGAGCGTCGTGATCCCCGCCATGAATGAGGCGGAAAATCTTCCGTACGTCTTCAAGACCCTTCCCGACTGGATTCATGAAGTCGTACTGGTCGACGGGAATTCCAGCGACAACACCGTCCAGGTCGCCCGCGAACTGTGGCCGGACGTCAAGGTCGTCAAGCAGGTCGGCAAGGGCAAAGGGGATGCCCTCATCAGCGGATTTGCCGCCTGCACCGGCGACATCATCGTGATGGTCGACGCCGACGGTTCGGCGGACGGCCAGGAAATCGTCTCGTATGTCTCCGCGCTGGTCTCCGGAGCCGATTTCGCCAAGGGCTCGCGCTTCGCCAACGGCGGTGGCACCGACGACATGACTCCGATCCGCAAGATCGGCAACTGGGTGCTGTGCGCGGTCGTCAACGCCAAGTTCGGGGCCCGCTACACCGATCTCTGCTACGGCTACAACGCCTTGTGGAAGCACTGCCTGGACAGCATCACGCTGGACTGCACCGGCTTCGAGATCGAGACCCTGATGAACATCCGGGTCGTCAAGGCCGGGTTGCGGGTCCAGGAGGTCCCCAGCCACGAGTACCTCCGCATCCACGGCGTCAGCAACCTCAGCGCCGTACGGGACGGACTGCGGGTCCTCAGAGTGATACTCAAGGAGAAAGGCGTGCGAAGAGCAGCCCGCCGTCGTGCGTCGGCGACGCTCAGCCTCAGGATTCCGCGGGGAGAGGCGTCTTGA
- a CDS encoding glycosyltransferase family 2 protein, with protein MSDRAFSVVICVYTEDRWEDILAAVDSVRAQSLPALETLLVVDHNAALLERLGKEYKDSAADGEKVRVLANAGPRGLSAGRNTGIVAARGEFVAFLDDDAVAERDWLRYFAEGYDDRQVMAVGGRTMAAWASGRRPVWFPEEFDWVVGCTYRGLPPGKVRVRNVLGGNASFRRSAFDASGGFATGIGRDGDKRPLGCEETELCIRLAKALPGAVLLIDDRAVIHHKVPAVRERFGYFRTRAYAEGLSKALVARSVGAARGLESERRYTTRVLPAGVVRGLRDVLLGRRGGAGRAGAIVTGVAAAAGGYVVGSVRARRGGATFSSGPLAASRGEPE; from the coding sequence TTGAGCGACCGCGCCTTCTCCGTGGTGATCTGCGTCTACACCGAGGACCGCTGGGAGGACATCCTGGCGGCCGTCGACTCGGTACGGGCCCAGTCACTGCCGGCTCTCGAGACGCTGCTCGTGGTCGACCACAACGCGGCGCTGCTCGAACGGCTCGGCAAGGAGTACAAGGACAGCGCGGCAGACGGTGAGAAGGTGCGGGTGCTCGCCAACGCGGGCCCCCGCGGCCTCTCCGCCGGCCGCAACACGGGGATCGTCGCCGCCCGCGGCGAGTTTGTCGCCTTCCTCGACGACGACGCCGTGGCCGAGCGTGACTGGCTGCGGTACTTCGCCGAGGGGTACGACGACCGGCAGGTGATGGCCGTCGGCGGGCGGACGATGGCCGCCTGGGCATCGGGCCGCCGGCCGGTCTGGTTCCCCGAGGAGTTCGACTGGGTCGTCGGCTGTACCTACCGGGGGCTGCCGCCCGGCAAGGTGCGCGTCCGTAACGTCCTGGGCGGCAACGCCTCCTTCCGGCGCAGCGCCTTCGACGCCTCGGGCGGCTTCGCCACAGGGATCGGACGGGACGGCGACAAACGGCCGCTGGGCTGCGAGGAGACCGAGCTGTGCATCCGGCTCGCCAAGGCGCTGCCGGGCGCGGTGCTCCTGATCGACGACCGCGCGGTGATCCACCACAAGGTGCCAGCCGTCCGGGAGCGGTTCGGCTACTTCCGCACCCGTGCCTACGCCGAGGGTCTCTCCAAGGCGCTCGTGGCCCGGAGTGTGGGCGCGGCCAGGGGACTCGAGTCCGAGCGCCGCTACACCACGCGGGTCCTGCCGGCCGGAGTCGTGCGCGGGCTGCGCGACGTGCTGCTGGGGCGGCGTGGCGGTGCGGGCCGGGCGGGCGCGATCGTCACCGGGGTCGCGGCGGCGGCGGGCGGCTATGTGGTGGGGAGCGTGCGGGCCCGCCGGGGCGGCGCCACGTTCTCGTCCGGTCCCCTTGCTGCATCGCGAGGTGAACCCGAGTGA
- a CDS encoding polysaccharide deacetylase family protein — MYHAVGHRPAKAAYGLSVSPDAFAEQMELLGERGFTPVTTAQLGAAWRSGGGSLPRRPVLITFDDGYEGVHRHALPALAEHGFVSTLFVSTGWLRGAYDEGGALDTMLDWDQVRELAAAGTEIGGHTHTHPQLDQLDDGRLRYETVRCRDIIADELGTGPVSFAYPYGYSSRRVRRTVRAAGFAQSLAVGNALAVRRQGPYALERVTVRRGTDIEEFERLVVGRSIARNFAKDRAMTKGYALVRGARRTGGLLRRAGGQLRRAGGQLRRAGG, encoded by the coding sequence ATGTACCACGCGGTCGGACACCGCCCGGCGAAGGCCGCGTACGGTCTCTCCGTCTCGCCCGACGCCTTCGCCGAGCAGATGGAGCTGCTCGGCGAGCGCGGGTTCACGCCGGTCACCACCGCGCAGCTGGGCGCTGCCTGGCGGTCGGGCGGCGGCTCGTTGCCGCGCCGTCCCGTGCTGATCACCTTCGACGACGGTTACGAGGGTGTGCACCGGCACGCCCTCCCCGCCCTCGCCGAACACGGCTTCGTGTCGACGCTGTTCGTCTCGACCGGGTGGCTGCGCGGCGCCTACGACGAGGGCGGTGCGCTCGACACCATGCTCGACTGGGACCAGGTGCGCGAACTGGCCGCCGCCGGCACGGAGATCGGCGGCCACACCCACACCCATCCGCAGCTCGACCAGCTCGACGACGGCCGCCTCCGGTACGAGACGGTCCGCTGCCGGGACATCATCGCCGACGAACTGGGCACCGGGCCGGTCTCCTTCGCCTATCCGTACGGCTACTCCAGCCGCCGGGTACGGCGTACGGTCCGCGCGGCCGGTTTCGCGCAGTCGCTCGCCGTGGGCAACGCTCTCGCCGTGCGCCGGCAGGGGCCGTACGCCCTGGAGCGGGTGACCGTGCGGCGCGGCACGGACATCGAGGAGTTCGAGCGGCTCGTCGTCGGCAGATCCATCGCGCGGAACTTCGCCAAGGACCGTGCGATGACCAAGGGTTACGCGCTGGTGCGCGGGGCCCGCAGGACGGGCGGGCTGCTCCGCCGGGCCGGTGGGCAGCTCCGCCGGGCCGGTGGGCAGCTCCGCCGGGCCGGTGGCTGA